The Bacillus sp. Bos-x628 genome segment ATACACACAATCACCTACCTTCTAACCGCACTCTATTTCATCATATGCGGGACAAATGGAGCGGTGTTCCCTGTTTTTCATTGTACCTTCCATGAACAATGTCCCAACATCATATCATTTGAATGAAAAGTCCTGCAAAAAACTAAATTAAGCAAATAAAGGTGACCTTTTTAACTTGTTGTACCGCCCTATTTTTATTTAGAATAATGGAGCAGGTAACAAATTTGCACACCCCCTTTGTTGCAAATTCTTCTTATTAAACGTTCTTGCAACGTTTAATAAGAAGAGCCTACTAATAGAAAAAACCCTTGCTGACGATTCGATTCATCAACTAGGGCGATATTCAGATAGTTTATTACCCGCCGATAATTTTTTCAGCTACATCAAATGAAAATACGGCATTCTCTGCTAGAACTGACGCAGCAATTGCTAAACCCACAACTAGTAATACTTTTAATCCTGTTTTCATCTTAAATCATCCCCATTCTTTTCATATTTAAATCCGCTTCTAAACTTTTATTCAAGTAAAACACAGATTGCTTATAAAGATTTTGCTTTTCGCAATATTTTGCAACAAATTGTGAGAGCTCTTTCACTTCATGATATTCATTCTTCTCTTCTAACTTTCTTAATTTGTCATCAATTTGCTGAAATCTTTGTGGAGCATTCGTTAAATATAGATCATGTACAATGCCTAATTTTAGTTGAAACACTTCATGAGAAGCATCTTTAATTCTAGCATAAGCGGCTTCTATATATTGGTGTGCACGCTGTTTTTCACCAATTACACAGAGTTGCCTGCTGATCAGATACGTAGAATGGAAAAAGAAATCTGAATCATAATACTCTTGATGAGATAATGCTTTTTCAAGATGACATATAGACTCTTTCGGCCTGTTCCAAAATGAATATAAGATGGCAACATTATGATGATGCTGAGCCATCATAAAGTCATCCTGCTCATTCATAAGAATATTTTCAGCATGACGATAATTCTCAAGCGCCTCTTCATACCTTCCGATCTCTGTTAAATTTGCTGCGATCAGAGAATAAGAGAGTGCTGTCCTTCTTTCATAATGCTTGTGACGTTTATAGATTTGAAGGGCTCTGCGGATATAACTTAATGAGAGCATAATATGACTTAGGCGATAGTAAAGCCATGCCACCTTAAAATCAAAATCAGCACGTTCTATTTCACTTGGTATTTTATCTAGGAGCTTTTCTGCACTTTGATACATCTGTAATGCAACCTCATAGTTCCCCTGATGTTGCTCATATACACCCTCATAAAAGTCGAAATAGTAGGCTAAGCGATTGGACAAATCATCATCCTTATTTTGATAATGCCCTTCTATACTTTTTGGCGAAACATCACCCTTTTGCCCTCTCAAATTGTACATGAGTATGCGGTGTCTCTTCTCAAGCAAGGAATAGTACATGAGTATATCAGCATCATCGATTTCCTCTACTGCTTTTTTTGCTTTTGCAAATAACCTTTCAGCCTCGTCTGCATGATCTTTTTTGATTTCCATGTTCCAGTCATTTAATAATGATGCTAATTCCACAACAGGAACTTTGTTCATTCTACACCCCCAATCACCTTCAGATCAACATTACATCATTTCTCTATATATGGAACTTCTATTAGCAATTGCTAATTTGTCCATTTGACATCATTTTAATATGAATGCCTTAATTCTTCAATAACAGTTTTTCTTTGAAAATGCGTTTCTTTCTCTTTGTCAATGATGCTAGTGTAAAGGCGCTGTACTGTTTAACCCATAAAGTAGTGAACGATCATGCTCTTATTTCAGTTGATTCCATATAAGATGGTCACATGCTGCATTTCTAATTGGTAAGAAAATAGCCATATCAGCTTTTTCAAAGTCATATACAAATATCATTCAGCCCCCTATACACACTATATGAAGGAACATGGGACGTCTATCCTAAGCACTCAAATAACAGAAAAAGGGATCGTCCATCCTTGAAAAAGAAAATAGGAAAACGAAAGGATTAATAGAAGCATTACAGGCAGAGGTAGAACATTTGCGCATGGAGAATAATGAGTATTTAAGTTGAATGCCATAGTTCAAAAAAAGGAATCACCAAACAAGACAAAGCGTAAGTAGTTTATGATTTAAGGCATGAGTATTGGTGAAAGCACTACTTGAGTTCGTAAGTATCCTGCGCAGTACATACTATGACTGGGTGAAGCATCGAAATCTTCATAATCGAGTACCAAGCTGAATGCCAAATGAGAAATGGTGAGATCATTACCTGTACAATTGGTTCAAGACCTGTTTATTCTCTCGTCTCAACGAAGCTTTATCTTGCATTCGACCGTTTGAAAGATGAGGAGAAGTCCATTATGCATTCCGATCAAGGCTGGCATTATCAAATGAAGCTTGTTAGACATGCGCTAAAAAACGAGGGATGACACAGAGTATGTCCCGAAAAGGCAACTGTTACGCAGTGATAAAGAATTTCTTTAGTATCTTAAATTGTGAATTTTTGTACAAAAAATTTGAGAGCATTGAACACTTTAAGTAAGAGCTCGTACAATCTATTGACTACTACAATCAAAAACCAAAGGCAAACGAAAAGGCATGAGTCTGATTCAACACCGAACTCATGCCTCAAAAGCTGCGTGTTTAAAAATTAGGGGATCACTTCAACTTGATGGGCTTTTTTTATTTATTCTAAGCGTATAATCGTTAATGCCGCTCCTACCGATCCTCCGCCAAGTAATACAATTGTTGCGACCAATCCGAATATTTGCAGAGAAATTTGATTACCTGCTGCAAGTGTTGTGATGAGAGATACATTGTAGGTAGACGCAGATACAGCGGGTGTTAAAATAGATCCAGGAATGGCAGACCCATTGTTAATCATCCTCGTTCCAGCAAGCAGTGCTATACTTGTATTTACTTGATACGTAATAAAATAACGACCTGAGACAGGTACAGTAAACACCGTATTTCCACCACTTGCTGTAAATCCATCTAAGCTCTGATGATTAGGCAAAGAAACGGCCGTTCCACCTACTACGACAAGCACAGTACTCCCCGACGTATTAGATGCATACATCGAATTAGCGGTTAAACTTGCTCCGGTTATTCCTGTGGCGCCGGTGACTCCTGTGGCACCGGTTGCTCCTGTGGCGCCGGTTGCTCCCGTGGTTCCGGTTGGACCCGTGGCGCCGGTTATTCCCGTGGTTCCAGTTGGACCCGTGGCACCGGTTGCTCCTGTGGCGCCGGTTATTCCCGTGGTTCCGGTTGGACCCGTGGCGCCGGTTATTCCTGTGGCGCCGGTTGGACCCGTGGCACCGGTTATTCCCGTGGTTCCAGTTGGACCCGTGGCACCGGTTGCTCCTGTGGCACCGGTTATTCCCGTGGTTCCAGTTGGACCCGTGGCACCGGTTGCTCCTGTGGCACCGGTTGCTCCCGTGGCACCGGTTGCTCCTGTGGCGCCGGTTGCTCCCGTGGTTCCAATTGGACCCGTGGCGCCGGTTATTCCCGTGGCGCCGGTTATTCCCGTGGTTCCAGTTGGACCCGTGGCACCGGTTATTCCTGTGGCGCCGGTTATTCCCGTGGTTCCAGTTGGACCCGTGGCGCCGGTTATTCCTGTGGCGCCGGTTATTCCTGTGGCGCCGGTTATTCCCGTGGCGCCGGTTATTCCTGTGGCGCCGGTTGCTCCCGTGGCACCGGTTGCTCCTGTGGCGCCGGTTGCTCCTGTGGCGCCGGTTGCTCCCGTGGTTCCAGTTGGACCCGTGGCGCCGGTTATTCCCGTGGCGCCGGTTATTCCCGTGGTTCCAGTTGGACCCGTGGCACCGGTTATTCCTGTGGCGCCGGTTATTCCCGTGGTTCCAGTTGGACCCGTGGCACCGGTTATTCCCGTGGCGCCGGTTATTCCTGTGGCGCCGGTTATTCCCGTGGTTCCAGTTGGACCCGTGGCGCCGGTTATTCCCGTGGCGCCGGTTATTCCTGTGGCGCCGGTTGCTCCCGTGGCGCCGGTTATTCCCGTGGTTCCGGTTGGACCCGTGGCGCCGGTTGCTCCTGTGGCGCCGGTTGGACCCGCAATTCCCCCACACATATTAAGTTGGGCGCACATGTCTCTCACTACTTTCAAACTGTGGAATCATCAAGACATACACTCTAATACTGATAATTCAGAGAAAATGAAACAACAATATTTCCAGTTGAGGTTCCACCAGTCCCTACAATGCCAATCGAATTAATATCATTTAGCGTAATTGATCGACTTTCTCCCGGAGGAACTGTAAAATCTGGAACTGCAGCTCCGTTTACTTCCAGAGTGACAGTAGGTGCTACCGCCACAACTCCATTGTTTTCCACCATAATCGTTCCGTTTATGACAAATGGTGTTCCATCTGTCCATAC includes the following:
- a CDS encoding tetratricopeptide repeat protein, which codes for MNKVPVVELASLLNDWNMEIKKDHADEAERLFAKAKKAVEEIDDADILMYYSLLEKRHRILMYNLRGQKGDVSPKSIEGHYQNKDDDLSNRLAYYFDFYEGVYEQHQGNYEVALQMYQSAEKLLDKIPSEIERADFDFKVAWLYYRLSHIMLSLSYIRRALQIYKRHKHYERRTALSYSLIAANLTEIGRYEEALENYRHAENILMNEQDDFMMAQHHHNVAILYSFWNRPKESICHLEKALSHQEYYDSDFFFHSTYLISRQLCVIGEKQRAHQYIEAAYARIKDASHEVFQLKLGIVHDLYLTNAPQRFQQIDDKLRKLEEKNEYHEVKELSQFVAKYCEKQNLYKQSVFYLNKSLEADLNMKRMGMI
- a CDS encoding S-Ena type endospore appendage; this encodes MAILGGCSNEQTGFVNDAVCFTLELAATAPDAVVVWTDGTPFVINGTIMVENNGVVAVAPTVTLEVNGAAVPDFTVPPGESRSITLNDINSIGIVGTGGTSTGNIVVSFSLNYQY